Proteins found in one Caldalkalibacillus salinus genomic segment:
- a CDS encoding ComEC/Rec2 family competence protein yields MTHHDFNALIFFMLTIIWAFGMINPKLILRSTRRPTRKKLTSIIIILLTLLFPVTEPGEEWMQDNFEANLTALSQTLLSGAAEDGQDVQDEDQNLSGATHPSGELTVHFIDVGQGDATLFQGPDFTMLIDAGRHNRDDVVSYLQTLGIEEIDVIVGTHSHADHIGQIDEILHVFEVEEIWLSGEPHTSRTYENMLEAIDATDVTYHEPRAGEHYDVGSLIIDILNPDTLTGDVHGSSLAVRLRYGEINFVFTGDAEAETEEAIIARGQDIQAQIFHAGHHGSATSNTTVFLEEVQPEVAIYSAEEDNSYEHPHREVVERFEQRGIPLYGTDVYGTMLVTTDGEDYEVVLD; encoded by the coding sequence ATGACACACCATGATTTTAACGCACTGATATTCTTTATGCTTACGATTATATGGGCCTTTGGCATGATTAATCCTAAACTGATCCTCCGAAGCACGAGACGCCCAACAAGAAAAAAGTTAACCTCGATTATCATCATTTTGTTGACGTTGCTTTTCCCCGTAACAGAACCCGGAGAAGAGTGGATGCAAGACAACTTTGAAGCGAACCTAACCGCACTATCACAAACCTTATTGTCTGGCGCTGCAGAAGATGGGCAAGATGTCCAGGATGAGGATCAGAACCTGTCCGGAGCAACGCATCCATCGGGCGAGCTAACAGTGCATTTTATAGATGTAGGTCAAGGAGATGCGACGTTGTTCCAAGGGCCCGATTTTACTATGTTGATCGATGCCGGACGTCACAATAGAGATGACGTCGTTTCGTATTTACAAACGCTCGGGATAGAAGAAATAGATGTGATTGTAGGCACACATTCACACGCAGACCACATTGGGCAGATCGATGAAATTTTACATGTATTTGAGGTGGAAGAGATATGGTTGAGTGGAGAACCGCATACGTCACGTACTTACGAGAATATGCTTGAAGCAATAGATGCTACGGATGTGACCTACCACGAACCACGAGCGGGTGAACATTATGACGTAGGATCCCTTATCATTGATATCTTAAACCCTGATACCTTAACAGGTGATGTACATGGATCTTCGCTCGCTGTACGTCTTCGTTACGGAGAGATTAACTTTGTGTTCACCGGAGATGCGGAAGCTGAAACAGAAGAAGCAATCATTGCTCGCGGACAAGATATACAAGCACAGATCTTTCACGCTGGACACCACGGAAGCGCGACCTCGAATACGACAGTATTTTTAGAGGAAGTCCAGCCTGAAGTGGCCATTTATTCAGCAGAAGAAGATAATTCCTACGAGCATCCACACAGGGAAGTGGTAGAACGCTTTGAGCAACGCGGCATCCCTCTTTACGGTACAGATGTATATGGTACAATGCTTGTTACAACGGATGGAGAAGACTATGAAGTAGTACTAGACTAG
- a CDS encoding M14 family zinc carboxypeptidase, with protein sequence MGRLKRVSMVVCSCLFMVSVLAPTLGHVDAQRIQSPGTPSQQHYSVDGFISYEQLGRSLEQIEHNSKGRVQVEVAGNSHQGRQIYKATVGTGERVILIQSEIHGNEKTGTNALLSVLQYLGSSQSSHAKEIRDNVTLVAIPMMNPDASELNRRANDMRWDDVVEKFPHLADSQPTWNYYTRTLQGHPYGERPGFDVNRDFNPDLDYEPQVADFPGRSSQPGWYITPEAQTVRDVYKSLLEEHGQVEVFVDLHHQGPYYYVEDTDDLVTMSISGQFVPHPSSEEGKKYRAYAEQYRYDFSRQLNVAVYDSLQKMGNSPFDNITLYPQGLDLPGTALGSFALNGSGTVLFEVRGQTQSFGQKKKGQLVKAVETGIYGILEGVADGSVYDLDPEAYEHIPLTDR encoded by the coding sequence ATGGGACGTTTAAAACGTGTAAGTATGGTGGTATGTAGTTGTTTATTCATGGTGAGCGTATTAGCACCAACGTTAGGGCACGTGGATGCACAGAGGATTCAGTCCCCTGGCACACCAAGCCAGCAACATTATTCCGTAGACGGTTTTATAAGTTATGAACAGTTAGGGCGCAGTCTAGAGCAAATAGAGCATAACAGTAAGGGACGCGTACAGGTTGAAGTCGCCGGAAACTCTCATCAGGGTCGTCAAATCTATAAGGCTACAGTAGGGACTGGAGAACGGGTTATCCTCATACAAAGTGAGATCCACGGTAATGAGAAGACAGGAACGAATGCGCTTCTATCCGTCCTCCAATATTTAGGCTCAAGTCAGTCATCACACGCGAAGGAAATAAGAGACAATGTCACTTTAGTGGCGATACCCATGATGAACCCTGACGCTTCGGAGTTGAACCGAAGAGCGAATGACATGCGTTGGGATGACGTTGTGGAAAAATTTCCTCACCTAGCGGATAGTCAACCGACTTGGAACTATTATACGAGAACGTTACAAGGCCATCCATACGGGGAACGTCCGGGCTTTGATGTCAACCGTGATTTTAACCCTGACCTTGATTATGAACCACAGGTGGCCGATTTTCCTGGCCGTTCTTCGCAGCCCGGGTGGTACATTACCCCTGAAGCCCAAACGGTGAGGGATGTATATAAGTCACTTCTGGAGGAGCATGGCCAAGTAGAAGTCTTTGTTGATTTACACCATCAAGGTCCGTATTACTATGTTGAAGATACGGATGATTTGGTCACCATGTCCATCTCAGGCCAATTTGTCCCACACCCCTCAAGTGAAGAAGGGAAAAAGTATCGGGCATACGCAGAACAGTATCGCTATGATTTCTCAAGACAGTTGAATGTGGCCGTGTATGATAGCCTACAAAAGATGGGGAATTCTCCTTTCGATAACATCACACTCTATCCTCAAGGACTTGACTTACCTGGAACAGCGTTAGGTTCCTTCGCTTTAAATGGCAGTGGCACAGTGTTGTTTGAAGTGCGGGGGCAAACCCAGAGCTTTGGTCAGAAGAAGAAGGGACAACTCGTGAAGGCTGTAGAGACAGGTATTTACGGAATATTAGAAGGTGTTGCAGATGGATCGGTGTATGATCTAGATCCTGAAGCTTATGAGCATATTCCTCTGACTGATCGATAG
- a CDS encoding polyamine aminopropyltransferase, whose amino-acid sequence MDQHKVTQSKTIYWASGIVSICGIIFEVLFGALGSYLLGDGVKQYTLTISLFLTGMGIGASLSEKVTKGLILSFIWIEILIGIIGGFSSFLMFGITAYLGSGSDALFLYLVTLTIGALTGIELPILIRKANEIGVTLQRSTARVLFSDYAGGLIGGLLFVLLLRPQFGMVKTAFLVAIVNILVAMWLLYMFRHEIKHLRKHAVLASVILAILVGGAIVGEEAALSFEQKLYRDPIIHSEQTTYQKIIVTKEQGDTRLYLDGSLQFSSSDEHRYHETLVHPTMSASNTDRDVLVLGGGDGLAVRELLKYDSVQRITLVDLDPRIVELARTNPHFTDLNHYALDDPRVKAISMDAFEFMEDTDKFYDVILVDLPDPNNESLNKLYTKEFYSLLRNRLQPGGAMMVQGTSPVFAREVYWTISKTIESTGLYVENFHVDIPSFGNWGFVMASREPINVNQLKVEVDTKFLSHDVLPALMQFGKDEGPNVVDKDGQRVELKPNTLIDPHLIEKYERAWRHY is encoded by the coding sequence ATGGACCAACATAAAGTGACGCAGAGTAAAACGATTTATTGGGCTTCTGGGATCGTGTCCATTTGTGGGATTATCTTCGAAGTTTTGTTTGGAGCTCTAGGTTCCTATTTATTAGGAGACGGTGTCAAACAGTATACCCTGACTATTTCCTTGTTTTTAACGGGAATGGGGATTGGTGCGTCACTAAGTGAAAAGGTAACAAAAGGTCTGATATTATCTTTTATATGGATAGAAATATTGATCGGGATTATCGGTGGATTTTCTAGCTTCCTCATGTTTGGTATTACAGCTTACCTTGGTAGTGGATCGGACGCGTTATTCTTATATCTCGTAACTTTAACGATCGGGGCATTAACCGGTATTGAACTGCCCATTCTTATTCGTAAAGCGAATGAGATCGGTGTGACTCTACAGAGAAGCACCGCCCGTGTGCTGTTCTCAGATTATGCTGGCGGGCTCATAGGGGGACTTTTGTTTGTTCTTCTTCTTCGTCCTCAATTTGGTATGGTCAAAACGGCTTTTTTGGTGGCCATTGTTAACATCTTAGTAGCGATGTGGTTACTGTACATGTTTCGCCATGAAATTAAGCATTTACGCAAGCATGCTGTGCTGGCTAGTGTCATTCTGGCTATACTTGTCGGGGGCGCTATTGTGGGAGAAGAGGCCGCTTTATCCTTTGAGCAAAAGCTCTACCGTGATCCCATTATCCATTCAGAGCAAACCACTTATCAAAAGATTATCGTGACAAAAGAACAGGGGGATACAAGGCTATATTTAGACGGTTCGCTTCAATTCAGTTCAAGTGACGAACATCGTTATCATGAAACGTTGGTACACCCGACGATGTCTGCAAGTAATACTGATCGCGATGTGCTCGTACTGGGGGGTGGAGATGGTTTAGCCGTACGTGAGCTTTTAAAGTATGATTCGGTCCAACGTATCACGTTAGTGGATCTCGATCCAAGGATCGTTGAACTTGCTCGGACGAACCCTCATTTCACTGACTTGAATCACTATGCCTTAGATGACCCTCGCGTGAAGGCCATTAGCATGGATGCGTTTGAATTTATGGAGGATACGGATAAATTCTATGACGTGATCCTCGTTGATCTTCCTGACCCTAACAATGAATCTCTAAACAAATTGTACACTAAAGAATTCTACTCTCTACTTAGAAACCGTCTGCAACCCGGTGGCGCCATGATGGTGCAGGGGACAAGTCCAGTTTTTGCTAGAGAAGTTTATTGGACGATTAGCAAAACGATTGAAAGTACGGGACTCTACGTGGAAAACTTTCATGTTGACATCCCAAGCTTCGGAAACTGGGGATTTGTTATGGCCTCTCGAGAGCCTATAAACGTTAATCAATTGAAGGTGGAGGTAGACACTAAGTTTTTATCTCATGATGTGCTACCTGCCCTCATGCAATTTGGAAAAGATGAAGGGCCAAATGTGGTAGACAAGGATGGTCAACGTGTAGAACTGAAGCCAAACACACTCATAGATCCTCATCTTATAGAGAAGTATGAGAGAGCTTGGCGGCATTATTAA
- a CDS encoding DUF350 domain-containing protein has product MNLFLITFYYFIISIAIVGVGLYVFELVTTKYKDWEEIESGNKAIALSVGGKIIGICVILAFAIYHSNIIMDTVIWGLYGVVLQIAAYFIFDFLTRRFTVGEQLKNGNIAVGIVSFCVSVGLAFVVGASIT; this is encoded by the coding sequence ATGAACTTATTTTTAATCACGTTTTACTATTTTATTATTTCAATCGCCATTGTAGGTGTAGGTTTATACGTTTTTGAGCTAGTGACAACCAAATACAAAGATTGGGAAGAAATTGAAAGTGGTAATAAGGCCATCGCGTTATCAGTGGGCGGTAAGATTATAGGGATTTGCGTGATTTTAGCGTTTGCGATTTACCATAGTAACATCATCATGGATACGGTGATCTGGGGATTATATGGTGTGGTCCTTCAAATCGCGGCGTATTTTATCTTTGACTTTTTGACACGTCGTTTTACTGTTGGCGAACAGTTGAAAAATGGTAACATTGCAGTCGGTATTGTCAGTTTCTGTGTTTCTGTTGGGCTTGCGTTCGTCGTTGGCGCGTCTATCACTTAA
- a CDS encoding DUF4247 domain-containing protein, which produces MKQLFGGVMLLFILILAGCGLQDIDEIVSQKYTFVDVITSSSHHSDVSRVYRADDESIDQVVNYLTEQKEPQEISTKVDDKQSLIYDDHFVILTKDDENNTLIEVATYGFVRENYRPSFFQGMYTYMLLDRMLDTRNWKTKQANRCQESTSGECYGGYNTVGGGYYRGPTAPPISRGGSTRGGGPGTGK; this is translated from the coding sequence ATGAAGCAACTATTCGGGGGTGTGATGCTCCTTTTTATTCTAATCTTAGCAGGGTGTGGACTACAGGATATTGATGAAATCGTAAGTCAAAAATATACATTCGTGGATGTTATCACAAGCAGTAGCCATCATAGCGATGTATCTCGAGTATATCGGGCAGACGACGAATCTATTGACCAAGTTGTGAACTATTTAACAGAGCAAAAGGAACCACAGGAAATATCGACCAAAGTCGACGATAAGCAATCTCTCATCTATGATGACCACTTTGTGATCTTAACGAAAGATGATGAGAACAATACTTTAATCGAAGTGGCCACTTATGGTTTCGTGCGTGAGAATTACCGACCTAGCTTTTTTCAAGGTATGTACACCTATATGCTACTAGATCGAATGCTAGATACTAGGAATTGGAAAACGAAGCAAGCCAATCGGTGCCAAGAGTCAACCTCTGGTGAATGTTATGGGGGGTATAACACTGTCGGTGGTGGATATTACAGAGGACCAACCGCTCCCCCTATTAGTAGAGGAGGATCAACGCGAGGTGGGGGACCCGGAACGGGCAAGTAA
- a CDS encoding PspA/IM30 family protein, which translates to MFKMFKRVKTLVSSELNTMLDKAEDPVKMLDEFMREMEADIREAESSVAKQIANEKMLKKKYDDAESLVEKREAQAMKALEAGNEDLARRALEDKKQQQEQADTLKESYDQAKADSNQLREKLDEMKKEYQEMKLKKDTLKARAESAKTRTKMNRAMSNVGNDESKRGFERMEEKVMRFEAEAETSEDLKSANRSLDDELDALDANSDVDDELAALKKKMGKE; encoded by the coding sequence ATGTTTAAAATGTTTAAGCGTGTTAAAACGTTGGTGAGCTCAGAGTTGAATACCATGTTAGACAAAGCCGAAGACCCGGTTAAAATGCTCGATGAGTTCATGCGCGAGATGGAAGCGGATATTCGTGAAGCCGAATCTTCTGTCGCCAAACAGATTGCTAATGAAAAAATGCTCAAGAAAAAGTACGATGATGCCGAGAGCTTGGTGGAGAAACGTGAAGCCCAGGCCATGAAGGCGTTAGAAGCAGGTAACGAAGACCTCGCTCGCCGTGCCCTAGAAGATAAGAAACAACAGCAAGAGCAAGCAGATACGTTAAAAGAGTCTTACGATCAAGCAAAAGCCGATTCCAATCAATTACGTGAAAAGCTAGATGAAATGAAGAAAGAATACCAAGAAATGAAGCTGAAAAAGGATACGTTAAAAGCCCGTGCTGAGTCAGCTAAAACTAGGACTAAAATGAATCGCGCCATGTCCAATGTAGGAAACGATGAATCCAAGCGTGGGTTTGAACGTATGGAAGAGAAAGTCATGCGCTTTGAAGCAGAAGCTGAAACGAGCGAAGACCTTAAATCCGCTAACCGTAGTTTGGATGATGAATTAGATGCGTTAGATGCTAACAGCGATGTCGATGACGAATTAGCAGCGTTGAAAAAGAAGATGGGGAAAGAATAG
- a CDS encoding DUF4178 domain-containing protein yields the protein MGIFDRLFNKKKSVPTVEERTVHNMKVGDIVTYDLEDYQVVGRLDYNDHGFKWTAYQLQGDQNTIWLSVEMDDELELGIYRKVPSLKLTEPIPKDIAYDGVKYHLNEQGSARIKGTGRCQNVDGMTIDYYDFSDDEEEQFLSVEKWGSQIEVSSGYEIEEYEIKILAGS from the coding sequence GTGGGGATTTTCGATCGTTTGTTTAACAAGAAAAAGTCTGTACCGACAGTAGAGGAAAGAACAGTACATAATATGAAGGTGGGTGACATTGTCACATATGACCTTGAGGACTACCAAGTGGTTGGCCGATTAGATTATAACGATCATGGTTTCAAGTGGACAGCGTACCAGCTTCAAGGAGATCAGAACACCATTTGGTTGAGTGTTGAAATGGACGACGAGCTAGAATTGGGTATTTATCGTAAGGTACCTTCGCTTAAACTGACAGAACCAATACCAAAGGACATCGCATACGATGGGGTGAAGTACCATCTTAACGAGCAGGGTAGTGCGCGCATTAAAGGCACTGGGCGTTGCCAAAATGTGGATGGTATGACCATCGATTATTACGACTTCTCTGATGACGAGGAGGAGCAATTTCTATCCGTGGAAAAATGGGGCAGTCAAATTGAGGTCAGCTCTGGCTATGAGATAGAGGAGTATGAAATAAAAATCCTGGCTGGTAGCTAA
- a CDS encoding helix-turn-helix domain-containing protein, which produces MKYLKLDIERPVEYISGGRFVTEVPWTHSKRVIDSYELIIGVNETLYMEQDGVQYEVNPGQAVILLPHLTHRGYRVCHKNVSFYWFHFLCSKSLIDDQKLNDEILAMRTQPHTKNDIKQIYLSLFTTPSAIERLNILANQLLHVDNANYYTRMSMNYLMTSVLIELSEQTLSDLLLDSDSAKDDIQIYDIMEWTRIHATDMLSVSDIANRFNYHKDYLSRLFKRKTGITLQEYIHRMKLSKAKDLLTGTRLTVKEISYRVGIVDEKYFMRLFKKYEKITPTEYRRAFCKIHFNNH; this is translated from the coding sequence ATGAAATACCTTAAATTAGATATTGAACGTCCGGTGGAATACATCTCTGGGGGGCGGTTTGTCACAGAAGTACCTTGGACACATTCCAAAAGGGTGATTGACAGTTATGAACTGATTATTGGTGTAAATGAAACACTTTATATGGAGCAGGACGGTGTGCAATATGAAGTGAATCCCGGTCAAGCCGTGATCCTCCTTCCCCATTTAACCCATCGCGGTTACCGTGTGTGTCATAAAAATGTGTCCTTTTACTGGTTTCATTTCTTATGTTCAAAATCCTTAATTGACGACCAGAAATTGAACGATGAGATCCTTGCCATGCGTACTCAACCCCACACAAAAAACGATATCAAACAGATTTACTTATCTTTGTTTACAACGCCTTCAGCCATTGAGCGTTTGAACATTTTAGCTAATCAATTATTGCATGTCGATAACGCCAACTACTACACACGAATGAGTATGAACTACTTGATGACGTCAGTCCTCATCGAGCTTTCTGAACAAACATTATCTGATTTATTACTGGATTCGGATAGCGCCAAAGATGACATTCAAATATATGATATTATGGAATGGACGCGTATTCATGCTACTGACATGTTATCAGTCTCAGATATTGCCAATAGATTTAATTATCACAAAGATTACTTATCACGACTGTTTAAAAGGAAAACGGGCATTACGTTACAGGAATATATTCATAGAATGAAGCTATCAAAAGCCAAAGACCTTTTAACGGGTACGAGACTCACGGTAAAAGAAATTTCATATCGAGTGGGGATAGTAGACGAAAAATATTTTATGAGATTATTTAAAAAGTACGAAAAAATAACCCCAACAGAATATCGTAGGGCTTTTTGCAAGATCCATTTTAATAACCATTAG
- a CDS encoding ABC transporter substrate-binding protein: MRRPIVMFLVMVLCMSLLAGCLNRSTEQTAMNHDPNDDKVTLTFMGWEASPLETESVQRGLDNFMQDHPHIDVVYTPVPNEQYHSKLLTMMAGSTAPDVFFIGSEQYRDFQSRDVLMNLTELFGQDFSLDDFIPSSQDIMTIDDQIYGISSTTVSPVLFYNKDIFDAADVPYPPHDPQDAWTWAEFVDVAQQLTFTEGSQTEQYGVYGLEAFYMHVGLILSNGGQVWDDQKNIVLNSPASQDVLTAIKALREEHGVSPEARYLENVGMNAAQMLQTGKIAMMVDGSWALQELAQMGFPVGVAPLPKFGGQATTHGQAHLNAAWSETEHPEEAWALIKYLSSESYQLDLIREGLWMPNRTNMYTQEWIDQWHNPDVHPEGFVAMTSFFKDSKPFPFALNDKAAINDIITEELDKFFYGQQSVEDTLQAIEQRGQAELGK, from the coding sequence TTGAGAAGGCCTATTGTCATGTTCCTAGTCATGGTGCTTTGTATGAGTTTACTCGCCGGTTGTTTGAACCGATCCACTGAACAAACGGCTATGAATCACGATCCAAACGATGATAAGGTGACCCTTACGTTCATGGGGTGGGAAGCAAGCCCGCTAGAGACCGAAAGCGTGCAGAGAGGGTTGGACAATTTCATGCAGGATCATCCTCATATTGATGTGGTCTATACACCGGTCCCTAATGAACAATACCATTCAAAACTGTTAACGATGATGGCAGGATCAACGGCACCTGATGTATTCTTCATAGGTTCTGAACAGTACCGCGATTTTCAATCCCGAGATGTTCTTATGAATCTAACTGAATTATTTGGACAGGATTTCTCTTTAGATGACTTTATTCCTTCATCACAAGACATTATGACCATTGATGACCAGATTTACGGCATTAGCAGTACGACCGTGTCCCCCGTCCTGTTCTACAACAAAGACATTTTTGACGCCGCCGATGTCCCCTACCCACCCCACGACCCACAAGACGCTTGGACATGGGCTGAGTTTGTTGACGTGGCCCAACAACTCACCTTTACAGAAGGCAGTCAAACGGAGCAGTATGGGGTCTATGGCTTAGAAGCCTTTTATATGCATGTGGGCCTCATCCTGAGCAATGGGGGACAGGTGTGGGACGATCAAAAGAATATCGTCCTTAACTCTCCTGCATCTCAAGACGTCTTAACAGCGATTAAAGCACTAAGAGAAGAACATGGCGTTAGCCCGGAAGCGAGATATCTAGAAAACGTGGGTATGAATGCAGCCCAGATGTTACAAACAGGCAAAATAGCCATGATGGTAGACGGTTCTTGGGCTTTACAAGAGCTGGCCCAAATGGGATTCCCCGTCGGTGTGGCCCCGCTACCGAAGTTTGGGGGGCAAGCCACCACACATGGCCAGGCTCATTTAAATGCTGCCTGGAGTGAAACGGAGCATCCAGAGGAGGCCTGGGCTTTAATAAAGTACCTCTCATCTGAGTCTTATCAATTAGATTTAATACGTGAAGGACTGTGGATGCCGAACAGAACCAATATGTATACACAAGAATGGATTGATCAATGGCACAATCCAGATGTTCACCCTGAAGGTTTTGTGGCCATGACTTCGTTCTTCAAAGATTCGAAACCGTTTCCATTCGCTTTAAATGATAAGGCTGCGATTAACGATATCATAACAGAAGAGCTTGACAAGTTCTTTTATGGTCAACAGTCTGTAGAGGACACGCTCCAAGCTATTGAGCAACGCGGGCAAGCTGAACTAGGGAAATAA
- a CDS encoding sugar ABC transporter permease: protein MIFLLPHLVLFCAFMLFPVVGSFLLSFTQWDLIGDIEWVGSSHYVALLNDAVFVEVFWNTIYFTVVSVPIGICLSLVLAVALNQKIRGIKFYRVAYFLPVISSMVAVAVIWQWIYNPEYGLFNFLLSVVGIDGPNWLSSETWAMPAIILTSIWKGIGFNMLIFLAGLQGIPDNYYEAADLDGASMVQKFLHVTLPLLAPTTFFVTIMSVINSFQVFDTVYLMTGGGPGRSSSVIVHYLYQNAFEYFKMGYASAMAYVLFFLVFIFTIIQFWRHKKKSVY from the coding sequence ATCATTTTCTTGCTTCCCCACCTCGTCCTATTTTGTGCCTTCATGTTGTTTCCCGTTGTTGGTTCCTTCTTATTAAGCTTTACACAGTGGGATCTTATAGGGGACATCGAATGGGTGGGGAGCAGTCACTATGTGGCACTGCTAAACGATGCCGTATTTGTTGAAGTGTTTTGGAACACCATCTATTTCACAGTCGTATCCGTGCCTATTGGTATATGTCTCTCTCTTGTACTCGCCGTTGCACTCAATCAAAAGATAAGAGGGATAAAGTTCTATCGAGTAGCCTACTTTCTACCCGTCATCTCTTCAATGGTCGCTGTTGCCGTGATTTGGCAATGGATATATAACCCAGAGTATGGATTATTTAATTTTCTATTAAGTGTGGTCGGTATAGACGGACCAAACTGGTTAAGCAGTGAGACTTGGGCCATGCCGGCCATTATACTCACCAGTATCTGGAAGGGTATCGGGTTTAATATGCTGATCTTTCTAGCAGGACTCCAGGGTATTCCGGACAACTATTATGAGGCGGCAGACTTGGATGGGGCCTCCATGGTGCAGAAATTTCTTCATGTGACGCTCCCATTGTTAGCACCAACGACGTTTTTCGTTACTATCATGTCCGTAATCAACTCTTTCCAAGTCTTTGATACCGTCTATCTGATGACTGGAGGCGGACCTGGACGCTCATCTTCCGTCATTGTCCATTATCTCTACCAAAACGCATTTGAGTACTTCAAAATGGGGTATGCGAGCGCGATGGCTTATGTCTTATTCTTTCTTGTGTTCATTTTCACCATCATACAATTTTGGCGCCATAAAAAGAAAAGTGTTTACTAG
- a CDS encoding carbohydrate ABC transporter permease yields the protein MRRSLRSKIIAHTFLGLGAITMIFPFLWMISTSLKDISEVFVFPPTFFGEDIRFDNYLQVSERFPFGQFFVNSLKVTSIVVIAQLITGSMAGFAFARLQFKGRDVLFALYLATLMVPPQVTMIPNFITMTHYNLVDTHAALYLPQMANAFSTFLLRQFFLTIPKSLEDAAKIDGCTPFGIYWRIFLPLCKPALATLGVFIFMFVWNDFMGPLVFINSIEKMTLPLGLASMQGMYATDWPVLMAGTVISILPVIMIFLLAQDFFIKGVTLSGLKE from the coding sequence GTGAGAAGGTCTCTTAGAAGTAAAATAATCGCTCACACATTCCTCGGGTTGGGCGCCATAACCATGATATTCCCTTTTTTATGGATGATCAGCACCTCGCTTAAAGATATCAGTGAAGTGTTTGTCTTCCCTCCGACATTCTTTGGGGAGGACATTCGATTTGATAACTATCTGCAAGTGTCTGAACGCTTTCCTTTTGGTCAGTTTTTCGTGAATAGTCTGAAGGTGACGAGTATCGTGGTCATCGCTCAACTGATAACAGGATCTATGGCTGGATTCGCCTTTGCTCGTTTACAGTTCAAGGGTCGTGATGTCCTCTTCGCCCTATATCTGGCCACCCTTATGGTACCACCTCAAGTGACGATGATTCCTAACTTTATCACGATGACGCACTATAACCTCGTTGACACTCACGCAGCGCTATATCTCCCGCAGATGGCCAACGCGTTTAGTACATTTTTGCTTCGACAATTCTTTCTAACCATCCCTAAGTCACTAGAAGATGCAGCGAAGATCGATGGTTGTACACCGTTTGGTATATACTGGCGCATTTTCTTGCCCCTTTGTAAACCTGCCTTGGCCACGCTCGGTGTCTTTATCTTCATGTTTGTATGGAATGATTTTATGGGCCCCCTAGTGTTTATCAACTCCATAGAAAAAATGACGCTACCGCTCGGGTTAGCCTCTATGCAAGGCATGTATGCGACCGACTGGCCCGTTCTGATGGCGGGGACAGTCATTAGTATACTGCCAGTGATCATGATTTTCCTTTTGGCACAAGATTTCTTTATCAAAGGGGTTACTTTATCCGGCTTAAAAGAGTAG